In Eisenibacter elegans DSM 3317, the genomic window GTTTCTTTCTCTACACACTTGGTGGTATCAAGGCCTACCACGATGTGTATGATGTTCCTAGCACCCTACCCCTCACGAAGTTTGCAGCACTACATCAATTGATTCGCTTGTTTTTGGCGCAATATTGATTTTGCCTCTATTCATCCCCCTGAGTGTCTTATGCCTACCGATATCGAACAATTACGCGAGTTTCTGGATGCAAAAGTGTTGCTTTATAACCAACCTGACTTCATCCCCGAAGACCCTATCAGTATTCCCCACCGCTTCCAAAAACAGCAGGACATTGAGATTGCAGGTTTGTTTGCCGCTGTTCTCGCTTGGGGGAATAGAAAAACAATTATCAATAAATGTGCATCGCTATTAGAAATAATGGATAATAGTCCGTATTATTTTATTATGAATCATCAAGAAAACGACCTAAAGGCCTTGACAGAGTTCAAACATCGTACTTTCAATGCAACTGACACGCTGTACTTTGTCCATTTTTTGAAATGGTTTTACCACAGACACGCCTCTCTCGAAGAAGCCTTCGTGGCTGGAATGCTACCAGACGCTACTGATGTAGGTGGTGGGCTGGCGCATTTCCACACATTGTTTTGCAGCCTACCAGAGTTTCCAGAGCGTAGCCGCAAACATGTGGCTACCCCTGCCCGAGGCTCGGCCTGTAAGCGCCTCAATATGTACTTGCGCTGGATGGTGAGGCAAGATGATACAGGTGTAGATTTTGGCCTTTGGAAACGCCTGCGCCCCTCCCAGCTCATATGTCCTTGCGACATTCACGTGGAGCAAGTGGCGGCCAAGCTAGGACTTCTGACACAGCCCAAAAGCAATTGGAAGGCTGCTGTAACCCTGACCGAACAACTGCGAATACTCGATCCTCAAGACCCTGTGAAGTACGATTTTGCTCTCTTTGGACTGGGGGTGGTCGAAAGGTTTTGGCAAGCGCCCCCTCCTTCCTATACACCAGTATAAGCGCCAATCACGCTACTGGATATTTTTCAAATCCAAAATGAGACCTCAGCTTGTCTCGGAGCTGGAACTCCGAGCTACTTTTCCAAAAAATATCCAGAGGTGTAAACCCCAGTGCAAAGGCTCACGATGTTACCCTTTCAGTGCTGCATCTACTGATTGTCGTAGGGCGGGCAAGGGTAGAGCCCCTGCTTGCCTCCAAAGTAGACGTCCT contains:
- a CDS encoding TIGR02757 family protein, which codes for MPTDIEQLREFLDAKVLLYNQPDFIPEDPISIPHRFQKQQDIEIAGLFAAVLAWGNRKTIINKCASLLEIMDNSPYYFIMNHQENDLKALTEFKHRTFNATDTLYFVHFLKWFYHRHASLEEAFVAGMLPDATDVGGGLAHFHTLFCSLPEFPERSRKHVATPARGSACKRLNMYLRWMVRQDDTGVDFGLWKRLRPSQLICPCDIHVEQVAAKLGLLTQPKSNWKAAVTLTEQLRILDPQDPVKYDFALFGLGVVERFWQAPPPSYTPV